Sequence from the Panicum virgatum strain AP13 chromosome 5N, P.virgatum_v5, whole genome shotgun sequence genome:
gaatttggccggttaccactcaaaccgaccggttaccagtcaaaccggaccggtaaactgGTCAAACTGGTCGGTATATCGCTcggaaccggttacacatgcgattttgaatttgattttgaatttgatcgGTTTTAACTGgtaatcggtcagaccggtccggtaaaccgctaccggagggcggcggtttcaccggaccggtcgggaaaaaaaaccctggtCACAACTCGACTTGCCAATTTACCATCACAGTATCTCACACACGTCCAAATCACCTCAGATCGGTGATCCAACAACCTGTGTAGCCATCCACCCATCCTTGGCCTCGTTTTAGTGTTTTACCAAGCCTTGCACACTTTTTTCAGAACACCACCTGATGTGGAATGTGTTGGCTCTGCTGGGGCCTGGGGTACCAATAATTCTGACCATCttgtcttcctcctccggcttcGGCTCACGGCTCATAAACAATCCTCCTGCAGGCTTGCGGCTCCAAATTTTTTTGTCCATCTTCTGTCACGTGGTGAGGGTAAACGCatttaaaattcaaaagttGGTAACTTTTTGAAGGCCCGCGCCCCCGCCCCACTTTACCTACTCCTcggttccaaaaaaaaaacgcaACTTTCAAATTCCGTGGGTTCAAACAAGTTCAAATTTTACCAAATTCATACAGAATAAAATTAATATTTATGTTACAAAATAATTATTATTAGATTAACCATGTAATACATTTTCatattaaatttatttagaGATATAAAtgttaataatattttattataaactttatcaaattttaaattatttaacTTCTCGAGAAATGAGATTTGTATTTTTTGGAATAGAGGGAGTATGCGTTTCGAGGGTGCGATAAGACTATTTTTGTTTCTCTGAGAACGTCTACGGAGCTAGCAGTGGTCTATACTGGCCGTATGTATAGATGGCCATTCGGGCCGCTCGGCCCGGCCCTAGCCCGTTCTTAACGGGATGTGCCTAGCTCGGCCCAATATCTCTGCGGGTCGTGCCATGCTAGCCCACGAGCTCCCTGACAGCCCAGGCACGAGCCCACGGGCCTATTTCCTGCTGGGCCAGCCCGACATAGCCCAACCCAACAACAGAGGTCGGGCCGCCCGAAGCTCATCGGAGATGGAGGGAAGGGGACTAGGGGAGACGGTGGAGGACTGGAGGCGGCGgttggcggccggcgccgcggagacgaggtggcggcggccggcgtcgcggagacgaggaggcggcggccggcgtcgcggagacgaggaggcggcggccagcggggCGGAGatgagggggcggcggccggtgccgcggagccgaggaggcggcggccggcgggatggagacgaggaggcggcggcgggcggctgaCGGGGCGGAGATGAGGAGGTGGCGGGGTGGAGTCGCGCCGTCGCTGTCTCGACATCTGACGGGGGGCGCTGGCGCGCCGCGCTGCGTGGACGGGGTCACGGGGGGAgccggggaggggggagggggtcgTTGTGCACCTGTGCGGACGGGGTCGGGACTcgggagctagggtttgagttAGCGGGCCTTCGGAGCGTGGCCTGTGGCCTATGGCTCACGCTGTGGCCTGTGGGTTGGGCTAGGGTGGCAGCCCAAGCCCGGGCACGGTTGACAGGCCGTGTTAGCCCGGGCACAGTGGGGAGAGCGGGCCGaaccgtgcttgggccgggccaaattgACCGTGTTTGGGCCGAGTCAATGAGCTGCGGGCTACATGGACAACTATAGCCGTATGCAATCCGACGTGGACCTACTAGCTAGGTAGCATAGTGTTTGGTTTTAAAGTGAGTTGGGATGAACTTATCATATCCTGTGTTTGGTTCACATTCGGGACAGAGCTATCCTAGGAAGCGAATTCACTCCGGTGAATATTCACTCTGGAGATGCAGGATGGCTCGATCCTGCGAAATCAGTGGATCGAGCCATCCCACTTCGACGTTGTTTCTAGCTGTGACGTTGGGTGAGCGCTCAAGTGCGGTGGAACGAGGTGTGGCATGCGAAAGTGAAGGTTTCGTGTATGCGCAAATGTTGTCGTCAGCATAGGGGTACATACCCACCCGGCGTCCCGGACGTCCTCGGCGCCGTCCGGGGTGGTTGGTGGGTGGGGGcggtcgccggcgtggtcgccggcggccggggtggtggtgggcggCGGGCCTTAGGGATTCGGGTTCCCGAGGGTGCTGAGGTCCACCGGTGTTCGAGGattcggcggcggtggcggttcatccggcggcggtgggcgaggGGGTGCGACAGCGCCCCCggccgggcggggcggggcggggcggggcgggacgggacgggcggcggccggcggcggtggcaagcTAGCCGGCGGGGTCGGGTGGGTACCTACCCCTATGCTGACGGTAACCGCGTCCGTCGTGTATGCGCgtccggtgggggtgatcggtGATGTTTTAGCGCGGGTTGCCGCATGTTCCGCGTGTGACGCGGACTGGCATCTCCGTTCTCACACCGTGTGATCCTTCTGTATGTCGCGGATCGCATGCAGGAGCCGCAGCGAGGGCTACCTGTAACCTACCTCAGATCGGAAACGGGCGAGCAGCGGGCAGCTGTCAGCTCAGCTGTCCACGTGGGCTAGCAGCGTGTGCCACCAACGTTCGGACAACGGGACAAGCCACAAGCCAAGGCCGGAGAACATGCGTGCGTGTGATGCGGGCGACGAGGACGCTCCTCCAATCGCCCACGGTGGCCGCGCTCTGAGCGGGTAATGGGTACTTTCCCGGCGCGGTTAtagaccgccgccgcgccgcgcgtgtgGCCACGGAGGTTTCACGCGCCCGCTTGACGAATCTGCAGACGAGCTGCTCGCTCACGTTCTCTCTGTGACCAATAGTGATTCTTTGGATGAACAACAAGCTGCCGGGCAGCCAGGCAGGGCACGGCCGAAAACGCTGGTCCCACTCCtaggtgcccccccccccctccgagATCCATTGGAGAATATCTCTAAAGTTTTGAAAGAAACTCCCATTGTCTATTTAAACTGCTTGCCCCGAAGATATGGTAGCAAAGTGCCGAGTCCCAACACCTCTCGTTCTCCATCAGCCTCCGTCTCCACCTCCCCTGATAGGCCGAGACATGTACATGGACAAGTTGGCATCCAGCTGCTTCGTCCAGCACGGAGCACCCTCCCAACGCTTGAAGCTCTACGGTCTTCAGAGACCGCCCACTTCGCTGCTCACGTCCGGCAGGCGATCCGTTCCCGTCGTCcggtgcgccgcggcggccagcgtcgacgtcgtcgtcgccaaTGGCAGCGGCGGCTTCGACTTCGAGCGCTACCTGTCGGCCAACGCCAAGGCCGTCGACGACGCGCTGGACCTCGCCCTACGGGGCCTGCGGTGCCCCGCGTCGTTGAGCGCGTCCATGCGCTACTCCGTCCTGAAGGGCGGCAAGCGCCTCCGCCCCGCGCTGGCCATCGCCGCGCGCGAGCTCGCGggcgggccggccgccgcggccaccccgTGGCCTGCGCCGTCGAGATGATCCACGCCGCGTCGCTCATCCATGACGACATGCCGTGCATGGACGACGACGCGCTCCGGCGCGGGCGGCCCTCCAACCACGTCGCCTTCGGCGAGCCCACGGCGCTGCTGGCGGGGGACGCGCTCCTGGCTCTCGCATTCGAGCACGTGGCCCGGGgctgcgcggccgccggcgtccccgCCGACCGCGCGCTCCGCGCCGTCatggagctgggccgcgcggcggGCACGGGCGGCGTCACGGCGGGGCAGGTCGCGGACATGGAGGGCGAGGGGGACCCCTCCGTGGGCCTGGCCGCGCTGGAGTACATCCACGCGCACAAGACGGCGCGGCTggtggaggccgcggcggtgtCGGGCGCCGTCGTCAGGGGAGCCGGGGACGCCGAGGCCGAGCGCGTCCGCCGGTACGCGCACTTCCTGGGCCTCCTGCTCCAGGTGGTGGACGACGTGCTGGACGTGACGGCCACGTCGGAGCAGCTCGGGAAGACGGCCGGCAAGGACGCGGCCGCCGGGAAGGCCACGTACCCGTGGCTGCTGGGACTGGACGGCGCTCGCGcgtacgccggcgagctcctcgccaaggccgaggcggagctcgacggcttcgacgccgcgcgcgccgcgccgctgcggcAACTGGCCCGGTTCATGGCGCACCGACAGCACTGAATGAAACGCTTTCTGGGCCCAAGTCTCTATGGGCTTTCATGTGGACTGTAGTTTTAGCCCATTCCTCCGAACCCACTGCAGTTAGCGGCCTACTGAATTTTCGCTCGCTTCCGGCTCCGGCCCATCAGGGACTGCAGCAGTGGGCTCTGTACTGAGAAGGGCTATGGGCTTTCTGCCGAAGCTTTTTGTGACAGTGCCGTTCGTTGTTCCGTCACGAGTAAACGATTGTGCTAACACGagcgcaaagattcttcgtccAGTGCCGATCACCCACCTCCACCCTCCATTCGTAAAAGCGAGGCGATTACGCCATGCATGAGCACGACCCGGCACATCTGCGAATATATTCTCGGTTCTCCTCCTGCACAAACCAACCTTGAGCTCTCGTCGAATCAACTCGCCACTCCAAGCTCCCACTTCGCTCGGAGCTCCTCGtcaggccgcgcgcgcgcaaCCATGGCTGcccgtgctgccgccgccgccgccgccgccgcctgcgacgCCGTGCGCGGGgctctctgcgccgccgcgttgcGGGTGCGGAGCTGCCGCCGTTccatctccgccgcctcctctcccggGGCGCTCgcggccggcctcgccgcgctcctgtgctgcggcgccgcggcggcggcgttcccgcgcgcggcggcctcgcTCCTGCCGCTGGCGGCGACCACCGCCCTctgctgcgcggcggcggggctcttCGCGGCCGAGGAGCAGCggggcgccgtggaggccgTGGTGCTCGTGGGCGGGCGCCGCCAGCGGGGGAAGCCCGAGGCCGGGCTGGTGCAGGTGATCGGCGAGGCCAACGCGAGCGCGTACGCAGCCAGCGGCGGGGGCGTCCAGGTGGGGTGCTTCCTGCGCAGgtcggcgtggcgcggcgtggacgAGGACGGCGAGGAGGTCGTCTTCGCCGGCACGCTGGCGCCCTGCCTGGCCGGAGGCGTGCCGCGGCTCGGACACggcgcgctggaggaggaggtcgcggcGATGCGGGTGGACCGGCTCGCCGAGGGCGTCTGGAACAGCTACTTCGGCGGGTGGTCCAGGTGGCACGACATCGACAACGCCGCGGTCtaggtgctgctgctggctgctgctgcggcctgCGGGTCAATTCAGTTCAATCGGGTCCATGTGGGCCGCGGGAATTCCTTTGGATAAACCGAAGCTTTTTCTGTGAAATTCCTGCGGTTTAGAGTTTGTTGCTGTTGGCTGCTGAAATTGTTCGACTAAAATTCGTCCAAATTTGGCACGATGGTTGATGGTTGACGGTTAAGTAGGGTGGTTGGCTTACTAGGTGAATCATCACTTAATTAATCGGTCGTGCTCTGACGGGCCCCCACCAATTTAGTTTCCATCAACCATGTTTGT
This genomic interval carries:
- the LOC120674564 gene encoding uncharacterized protein LOC120674564, which encodes MAARAAAAAAAAACDAVRGALCAAALRVRSCRRSISAASSPGALAAGLAALLCCGAAAAAFPRAAASLLPLAATTALCCAAAGLFAAEEQRGAVEAVVLVGGRRQRGKPEAGLVQVIGEANASAYAASGGGVQVGCFLRRSAWRGVDEDGEEVVFAGTLAPCLAGGVPRLGHGALEEEVAAMRVDRLAEGVWNSYFGGWSRWHDIDNAAV